The Neisseria yangbaofengii genome contains a region encoding:
- the queF gene encoding preQ(1) synthase, which produces MSRNTEELNGISLLGNQRTQYPTEYAPNILEAFDNKHPGNDYFVKFICPEFTSLCPMTGQPDFATIYIRYIPHIKMVESKSLKLYLFSFRNHGDFHEDCVNTIMKDLIALMDPKYIEVYGDFTPRGGIAIHPFANYGKAGTEFESLARKRLFEHDMH; this is translated from the coding sequence ATGTCCCGTAACACCGAAGAGCTAAACGGTATTTCTCTATTGGGCAACCAACGCACCCAATACCCCACCGAATACGCTCCCAATATCTTAGAAGCATTCGACAACAAACACCCCGGAAACGATTATTTCGTCAAATTTATCTGTCCGGAATTCACCAGCCTGTGCCCGATGACCGGCCAGCCGGATTTCGCCACCATCTATATCCGCTATATTCCACATATTAAAATGGTGGAAAGCAAATCGCTGAAACTCTATTTATTTAGCTTCCGTAATCACGGTGATTTTCATGAAGACTGCGTCAATACCATCATGAAAGACCTGATTGCGCTGATGGATCCGAAATATATCGAAGTCTATGGCGATTTCACCCCGCGCGGCGGCATTGCCATTCATCCTTTTGCCAACTACGGCAAAGCCGGTACCGAGTTCGAAAGCCTGGCACGAAAACGTCTCTTCGAACACGACATGCACTAA
- a CDS encoding MarR family transcriptional regulator: protein MGFSQVELVNALCLLSGRLPEFSEHQTQAGRLLRVVTERLSSHLNESLKVFGINENLWFAMMAIYVSPNSEILPSRLSDLMDLTRTSATRLSDEMVERGWVERHINQQDRRQIVLKLTAEGELFIQKVWPQISSKSGEAWQDYTNDDYVQLQYLLTKLLNRLDG from the coding sequence ATGGGTTTTTCACAAGTTGAATTAGTTAATGCGTTGTGCTTGTTGTCAGGCCGACTGCCTGAATTTTCCGAGCATCAAACCCAAGCCGGAAGATTGCTGCGTGTTGTGACCGAGCGTTTAAGCAGCCATTTGAACGAGAGCTTGAAAGTTTTCGGTATTAATGAAAATTTATGGTTTGCCATGATGGCGATTTATGTCAGCCCGAATAGCGAAATTTTGCCGTCGCGTTTGAGCGATTTGATGGATTTGACCCGTACCAGCGCAACCCGTTTGTCGGATGAAATGGTGGAGCGCGGTTGGGTGGAGCGCCACATCAATCAGCAAGACCGTCGTCAGATTGTGTTAAAATTGACCGCTGAAGGCGAATTGTTTATCCAGAAAGTTTGGCCGCAAATTTCAAGCAAAAGCGGAGAAGCTTGGCAGGATTACACTAATGATGATTATGTGCAGCTGCAATATCTGCTGACCAAGCTGTTAAACCGTTTGGATGGTTGA